TGTGGTAGCGGTGATTACAGGTTGACTGAAAGATGGGGGTGAAATAGATAGCGTTGATGCCCAAGTCTTGTAGATAGTCGAGTTTTTCGATAATCCCCCAAAAATTACCCCCTTTGTAACCCTGAGAGGTAGGTTTTTCGTCCCAGGGTTCTAAATTGGTAGAATGCCAGTAGTTAGGATGGTGGTGGGGGGGTTGTGATTTAGCGAAACGATCTGGGAAAATTTGATAGAAAACTGCATCTTTAACCCACTCTGGTGTTTGGACAGTCATTGTCATTGGCCTAGTCTCCCTTTTTGCCCATTTATTTTCCAAGTTACATTTGCCGGCCAGCAATGACTTAAAATCGATAGGTTTCTTCACACATGGGGTTGTTTATGGCAATTTTTGGTTTTAAGAAAAGGAAAGTCAAAACCATTATCTTGGGGGTAGTGGTGATGTTGAGTATCCTAATGGGGGGTGTTACAGCGGAAAATTTAAAAGGTATGAATAGCCAGTGGCAGGGAGGTAGTCAACACAAGTCAGTAGATAAAACCAGTGAGAATTTCAAGACGGGGGAGAGTTTATATTTACAAACCTGTGGTAGCTGTCATATTGCCATACCCCCAGCAGTCTTACCCACGGAGACGTGGAAAACCATTTTAGAGAATCCCAACAACCATTATGGTACAAAAGTAGTGGGCATGAATCGTCTCACCCAGCTGTTGATGTGGCAGTATTTACTGCACTACTCTCGCGGTTTATTGAAAGACGAGCCCGAGCCCAAATTTATTGCCCAATCCCGATACTTTTTTGCCTTACATCCCCAGGTAGAATTTACCAAGCCCATTACCCACAGTGGTTGTATAGAGTGTCATCCTAGGGCGAAGGAGTACTATTATAGGGTGGAAGACTAGCATCCCCAGAAAGAAAATTAAACAGATGTAGTACTAAATTGGCGGTGTGTTTATGAAGCTCTTATTTGCCATACCACACTTCTATAATCCCGAGGGCGGTGGGAGACATGGATCTCTAAGAAAGAACCCTCGTCCACGTATTACAGCGCTGACTCAGTGCATTTATAACTTGAGATATTTGTATGACAGTTTTCCCTGTTGGATAAACCATGCCAGGGGGGTGGCAAGTCCTGCCGAGGGACAGGGGTATAAGGTTGATATAATCATATGTACCACAGGTAACTTTCATCTCCTTTCCCAAATTCCTCTTCCTTCTAGTTTTTTTGAGCACTGTCCCACGCAGGCGGAACCAAAATTGCTAGGATTTGAATGTCATCGTGTGTTGAAGGAAAACTTGGGAAGGTACGATTACTATTGTTATCTAGAAGACGATTTAATTTTGCATGACCCATGGTTTTTCATAAAACTAAACTGGTTTACATCCCAGGCTGGCAATGGCAGTGTGTTACAACCTAATCGTTATGAACATGCCATAAAGGGAGATAGGGTTTGGAAGTGCTATGTGGATGGGGAGCTTCGTCCTGATATTACGGCCCGCTTTCAAGACATTCAACAGGAATATGAATTAGCAGGGACGATAATGGGGGAAAAAATCTCATTGCGACGGACATTAAACCCCCATTCTGGTTGTTTTTTCCTTAATGCTGAACAGATGGAGCACTGGAGTAGTATGCCTTATTTTTTGGATAGAGATTGTAGTTTTATAGGGCCCTTGGAAAGTGCCGCCACTCTGGGTATCATGAAGACATTTAGGGTTTATAAGCCAGCACCACCGTATACCAGTTTTCTGGAAATTCAACACTTTGGTAATGGTTATCTAAGTCTAATACCCCATTAGGCAAAACACAGCTAAAAAGGAGAAAAAGGGGATTAAGAGGTGAGGGGGGCATTAGGAATTAGTAATTTGTGCTTTGAGTTGGGAGATATCTGTGGCGGGGGGAAGACATTGCATCCCCTTGCAGACAAAACCAACACTATCAGGAGGTAATTGGGAGTCAATGATGAGGGTAGTGGCGGGGTAGTACTGACGGATTAATTCGTTGTACACTTCTGGGGTAGTTCTAACAATGGTGGGTTTTAGATACCAGTGTAGGGCACTAAAAAGAGTGGGACAACTGGTACTATATTGTTTCATCACACCACTGAATTTGTTTAGAATTTTTTCTGCTCTTTCGAGGTAATTTGGCATTTCGGTAAGGGTATATAAACGGAGTAAATTGATGGCGGCTATACCGTTGGGAGAGGGGATAGCACTATCGGCATAACTCTTTTCTACCACCATTAAATCCTTACAGTCATCGTAGGCATTGTTGTTATAAATGTCCTCCCCTGGAGCCGTAAAATAGTGGTCGAATTCTATTTGAATTTCTATGGCTCTTTCTAGGTAATAATCGGCTTTTTGTGGGCAATTTTGAGCTAAATCTAGTAGGGCCTTAATCAGGAAGCTGTAGTCTTCACTTTGGGCTAGTAAAGTGGCCTCTCCCCCGTAGTTAAGACGGTGTAAACGTCCTGAGGGCCACTGGTTATTGAGAATAAAGGTGATTGCCTTTTCGGCCACCTGTAGATATTCTTCATCCTGGAAAACCCCGTAGGCTCTTGCCAAGCCGGAAACCATGAGACTATTCCAACTAACAATCATTTTAGGATCAGTTACGGGGGGTACACGGCCCAACCAAGAGCGATTTTTGACTTCCTCATTGCTGTGGGGGCAAAAGACTCTACTTAAGTCCTTTCTGGAGGTGCCGTAGCGGGCAAAAAACAACTTATCTAGGGCCTGTTCTACCAGTTCATCTATTTCCTCATCCTCTCTTTTCTGTAAGACATTTTTTCCCTCA
The DNA window shown above is from Geminocystis sp. M7585_C2015_104 and carries:
- a CDS encoding diheme cytochrome c family protein — its product is MAIFGFKKRKVKTIILGVVVMLSILMGGVTAENLKGMNSQWQGGSQHKSVDKTSENFKTGESLYLQTCGSCHIAIPPAVLPTETWKTILENPNNHYGTKVVGMNRLTQLLMWQYLLHYSRGLLKDEPEPKFIAQSRYFFALHPQVEFTKPITHSGCIECHPRAKEYYYRVED
- a CDS encoding calcium-binding protein; this translates as MKLLFAIPHFYNPEGGGRHGSLRKNPRPRITALTQCIYNLRYLYDSFPCWINHARGVASPAEGQGYKVDIIICTTGNFHLLSQIPLPSSFFEHCPTQAEPKLLGFECHRVLKENLGRYDYYCYLEDDLILHDPWFFIKLNWFTSQAGNGSVLQPNRYEHAIKGDRVWKCYVDGELRPDITARFQDIQQEYELAGTIMGEKISLRRTLNPHSGCFFLNAEQMEHWSSMPYFLDRDCSFIGPLESAATLGIMKTFRVYKPAPPYTSFLEIQHFGNGYLSLIPH